The window TTTTCCTGCCGCCCCTGCTCCAGGTCAGCGCCTACCGCACCGACTGGGCGGCCTTCCGCTCCGCGCTGCGGCCCATCCTGCTCCTGGCGCTCGGCGCCGTGGTGTTCACCGCCGCGGCGGTGGCGGCGGTGACCAAGTGGCTCGCGCCCGAGCTGCCCTGGGCGGCCTGCGTGGCGCTCGGCGCCATCGTGGCGCCGCCCGACGCGGTGGCGGCCTCGGCGGTGCTGAAGACGACCCGCATCCCCCGCCGCCTCGTCACCATCCTCGAAGGCGAGAGCCTGCTCAACGACGCGTCGTCGCTGATCCTGTACCGCGCCGCCATCGCGGCCACGGCTGCGGGCTCGGTGTCGCTCGGCGACGCGGGCTCGTCCTTCGTGCTGTCGGCCCTCGGCGGCACGGCCATCGGCTACGCGGTCGGGCGCCTCGCCATCATGGCCACGGTGGCGCTGGAGGACACGCTCCTGGAGATCTCGGCCGGCGTGCTCGCGGGCTTCGCGGGCTACTTCGGCGCCGAAGCCTTCGGCCTGTCGGGCGTGCTGGCCGCGGTCGCCTGCGGGCTCGTGATCGGCGTCAGGCAGCACGAGGTCCTGTCGGCCCGCACCCGCGTGGCCGCCACCGCCGTGTGGGACTTCATCGAGTTCGTGCTGACCAGCCTCGTGTTCATCCTGATCGGGCTGCAGCTCCGCGACGTGGTGGGGCGGCTCGGCGCCTTCGGCTTCGGCGACCTCGCGGGGCTGGCGCTCGCGACCTCGGCGGCCCTCATCGCCAGCCGGTTCGTGTGGGTCTACGGCACCTCCGGCATCCCGCGGGCGCTCGGCTTCAAGCGGGCCACGCTCCGGCCGAGCCACCTCGCGGTGATCTCCTGGGCGGGGATGCGCGGCGTGGTCAGCCTCGCCGCCGCGCTGGCGCTGCCGGTCGAGTTTCCGGGCCGCGACCTCATCATCTTCCTTGCCTTCTGCGCCATCCTGGTGACGCTGGTGCTGCAGGGCACCACCCTCGGCTGGGTGATCCGGCGGCTCGGCGTCGTCGAGGCCCCGGCCGAGCCGGGCGTCAGCCCCGAAGCCCGCGTGCGCCACGAGGCCGCGCTGGCGGCCCTCAGCACGATCGAGAACCGCCTCTACAACGGGCGGGTGCTCGGCCTGCCGGACGCCGACATGCTGCGCCAGTACCGGCAGCAGCGGGACAACACCGAGGCCATGATCGCCGGCCACGGCCTCGCGGCCAAGCGGCGCGAAGCGCGGCTGCAGCTGGAGCTGTCGGCCGCGCATGCGGCGCGGCGCGCCGTGCTCGACCGCGCGGGGACGATCGACGGCGAGCTGCTGCAGTCGCTGGAGGAGGAGTTCGACTTCGACGAGGGCCGCCTGCGCCGCGCGCTCGGCGGCGAAGCGCACGGGGGCTGACCAGGATCGGAGGCCATCGGCCCTCCGCGCGATGCGGGACGGCGCCCCGCGGCGGAAGCCGCGGGGCCGAGGGTCAGTAGAGGCCGCCGGTCCCGTCGCTGGCCGCGCGCTCGGCCGGCGCCGAGGGAGCCGAGGCCGTCTCGCCGCGCGGCGCCGCGCGGCCCGCGCTGCCGTCGATCACGGAATAGCTGTCGGGCGGCGCCGTGCCGGGCTTGAAGGCCTCGATGATGGCGTCCTTGCCGCTGGAGCGCATGCCGGTCCGATAGTCCACCTGGATCAGCTTGATGTTCAGCGGCGCGCGGAACGGCACGTCGGGCTTGTCCTTGAGGGCCGCCGCCATGAAGTCGCGGAACACGGGCGCGGCATATTCCGCCGCGAAGGCGGTGGCGCCGAGCGACCGCGGCTGGTCGTAGCCGAGATAGAGGCCCACGGTCAGGTCGGACGAGTAGCCGACGAACCACACGTCCTTGGCGTCGTTGGTGGTGCCGGTCTTGCCCGCGAGGTTGCGGTTCAGCACCTTGATGGCCGAGCCCGTGCCGCGCGTGATGACGCCCTGCAGGATGGAGGTGACCTGGTAGGCCGTCATCGGGTCGATGACCTGCTCGCGCTTGTCGATCAGCTTCGGCTCGGCCTGGTCGTTGAAGGTCTGGGCGTCGCAGCCCTCGCAGGTGCGCTCGTCGTGGCGGTAGATCGTGTCGCCCCAGCGGTCCTGGATGCGGTCGACGAGGGTCGGCTTGATGCGCTTTCCGCCGTTGGCCAGCATCGAATAGGCCGTCACCATGCGCAGCACGGTGGTTTCGCCGGCGCCGAGCGACATGGGCAGGTAGGGCGGCAGCTCGTCGTAGATGCCGAAGCGCTTGGCGTATTCGACGATCAGCGGCATGCCGATGTCCTTGGCGAGGCGGATCGTCATCAGGTTGCGCGAATGCTCGACGCCGTAGCGCAGCGTGTGCGGGCCGGCGGGCGCGTCGTCGTCGTTCTGCGGGCGCCAGGGCTCCTGGCCGGGGCCGCCGGGCAGCTCGATCGGCGCGTCGAGCACGGACGACGACGGCGTGTAGCCGTTGTCGAGCGCCGTCGCGTAGACGAAGGGCTTGAACGACGAGCCGGGCTGGCGCTGCGCCTGCGTGGCGCGGTTGAACTCGGACTGGTCGAAGGAGAAGCCGCCCACCATGGCGAAAACGCGGCCCGTGTAGGGGTCCATGGCGACCAGCGCGCCGGAGATCTCCGGCACCTGCTGCAGGCGCCACTGGCCGGGCTTGCCCTCCGCGGGGGCGACGTAGACCACGTCGCCCGGCGACAGGATCGAGCGGATCGAGCGCTTGCCGGTCCACTTGATGCCGTCGAGCGTCAGCGTGCCGGTGTCGCGGTCCATCACGACCTCGCCGCCCTTGTCCTTGCCGGGCTGCAGCCCGATGCGGACGGCGTTGTCGCTGCCGTCGAGCACGACGGCCAGGCGCCAGGGCTGCACGTCGCTGAGGGCCGGGATCGCGGCCAGCGACGGGCCCCAGTCGCCCGTCAGGTCGATGTGGCGGACGGCGCCGCGGAAGCCGTGCGTCTCGTCGTAGTGGACGAGCCCGTCGACCAGCGCCTTCCGGGCCATGATCTGCATCTTGGGGTCGAGCGTGGTGCGGACCGACAGGCCGCCCTCGTAGAGCTTCTTGTCGCCGTAGCGCTCCAGCAGCTCACGACGAACCTCCTCGGCGAAGTAGCCGGCCGCGTAGGTGTTGGGTGTCAGCACGCGCGGGTTGATGCCGAGCGGCTCCGCCTTGGCCTTCTCGGCTTCGGCCTTGGTGATGTAGCCGTTCTCGGCCATGCGCGAGAGCACGTAGTTGCGGCGGTCGACCGCCGCCTCGCGGTGCAGGAAGGGCTGGTAGTTGTTGGGGCCCTTGGGCAGGCCAGCCAGATAGGCGAGCTCGGCGATCGACAGCTCGTTCACCGATTTGTCGAAGTAGTTCAGCGCCGCCGCGGCGATCCCGTAGTTGCCGAGGCCGAGGTAGATCTCGTTGAGGTAGAGCTCGAGGATCTTCTCCTTCGAGTAGGTCTGCTCGATGCGCAGAGCGAGCAGCGCCTCGCGGATCTTGCGGCTGAAGCTGCGCTCGTTGGTGAGGAAGAAGTTCTTGGCGACCTGCTGGGTGATGGTGGAGGCGCCCTGGGCGCGTTTGTTGCCCTGCACCAGGACGCCGAGCGCGCGCAGGATGCCCTCGGGGTCGACGCCGTTGTGCGTGTAGAAGTTCTTGTCCTCGGCCGAGATGAAGGCCTCCTTCACCAGCGGCGGGATCGCGGCCGAGGGGAGGTACAGGCGGCGCTCGTGGGCGAATTCGGCGAGCAGGCTGCCGTCCCCCGCCTGCACGCGCGTCATCACGGCGGGCTCGTAGTTCTTGAGCTGGGTGTAGTCGGGCAGGTCCTTCTCGAACTTCCACACCGTTCCGGCGGCCACGCAGGCGAGCACGACGAAGACCAGCGCGCCGGTGGCGAACAGAAAGCCGAAGAACCTGGCGACATGCCGCATCGGTGAACGCCTCGCGAGCGAAAGCTCTGAATCAAAGTTGCGGCGGCCGGGCTCGGCCGTCGCCACGGCGGTGGAATACCCGATCGGATGCGGGGAGGCTGCGGCTGTTTTGTGGTCCCAATACGACCGGCGGCGCCCGAGGGGGACGCCGCGGGCGTGCGCGTCGAGCTTCTCCGAGGCCCTGTGGCACCCTTGCCACAATCGGGCCGCGGACCGCGTGGGTCCGGCCTCAGCGCATGGCCGAGGGCGCGGGAGGGGCGGCGGCGACGGGGGCCGCGAAAAAGGCGTCCACCGACGCCGCCACGCCCGCGGCCGCCTTGGCGCGCCAGTCCGGCGACGCGAGCGAGCGGGCGTCCTGGCCGCTCGACAGGTAGCCGAGCTCCAGCAGCACCGACGGCACGTCCGGCGCCTGCAGCACCTTGAAGCCGGCCGAGCGTTCGGGATTGTGGTTCAGCCGCGCGATCTTGGCCCAGTAACCCGTCAGCGTCCTCTGGAAGCGGTGCGAGTCGGCGCGGGTCTCGCGCCGCGTCAGGTCGTCGAGGATGTCGGACACGTCGGCCGCGGCGCGCGGCGCGTCGTCGATCCCGGCGGCCGCGTCGCTCTGGTTCTCGGCCGCGGCGACGCGCGCCGCCTCGGGGTCGCTGGCCCGGTCCGCGGCCGTGTAGACGGTCGCGCCCGCGACGGCCGCATCCTTCAAGGTGTCGGCGTGGACGGAGATGAGCAGCGCGGCTCCGGCGTCGCGCGCGACCCTGACGCGATCGCCGAGCGACACGAAGCGGTCGTCGTGCCGGGTCATCACCACGCGGTAGCGGCCGCCCGCCGACAGCCGGTCCGACAGCGCCAGGGCGAACTGCAGCACCACCTCCTTCTCGACGGCCCCGCCGAGCCCGCCCGCGCCGGGGTCGACGCCGCCGTGCCCGGGGTCGATCACCACCACGGGGCGCGGGTCGGAGGTCGGAGGCGGTGCCGCGGCGGCCGGCTCCGGCGCGGGGCGGCGGACGGCGGCGTGGAAGGCGGCCCGATCGGTCGGCGCCAGCGCGACGGTCAGACGCGACGCGCTGCCGCCCGCGATGCTGGCGACCTCGGCGCGCCGCAGCGCGGCCGGCCCGTCGAGGTCGACGACGACGCGCGAGCGTCCCGGCGCGAAGAGCCC is drawn from Lichenibacterium dinghuense and contains these coding sequences:
- a CDS encoding Na+/H+ antiporter — its product is MEFVEVLIGLLAASVALAYAARHARMPSAVALVLGGMALAFVPNVPRVELDPHIALAFFLPPLLQVSAYRTDWAAFRSALRPILLLALGAVVFTAAAVAAVTKWLAPELPWAACVALGAIVAPPDAVAASAVLKTTRIPRRLVTILEGESLLNDASSLILYRAAIAATAAGSVSLGDAGSSFVLSALGGTAIGYAVGRLAIMATVALEDTLLEISAGVLAGFAGYFGAEAFGLSGVLAAVACGLVIGVRQHEVLSARTRVAATAVWDFIEFVLTSLVFILIGLQLRDVVGRLGAFGFGDLAGLALATSAALIASRFVWVYGTSGIPRALGFKRATLRPSHLAVISWAGMRGVVSLAAALALPVEFPGRDLIIFLAFCAILVTLVLQGTTLGWVIRRLGVVEAPAEPGVSPEARVRHEAALAALSTIENRLYNGRVLGLPDADMLRQYRQQRDNTEAMIAGHGLAAKRREARLQLELSAAHAARRAVLDRAGTIDGELLQSLEEEFDFDEGRLRRALGGEAHGG
- a CDS encoding penicillin-binding protein 1A; the protein is MRHVARFFGFLFATGALVFVVLACVAAGTVWKFEKDLPDYTQLKNYEPAVMTRVQAGDGSLLAEFAHERRLYLPSAAIPPLVKEAFISAEDKNFYTHNGVDPEGILRALGVLVQGNKRAQGASTITQQVAKNFFLTNERSFSRKIREALLALRIEQTYSKEKILELYLNEIYLGLGNYGIAAAALNYFDKSVNELSIAELAYLAGLPKGPNNYQPFLHREAAVDRRNYVLSRMAENGYITKAEAEKAKAEPLGINPRVLTPNTYAAGYFAEEVRRELLERYGDKKLYEGGLSVRTTLDPKMQIMARKALVDGLVHYDETHGFRGAVRHIDLTGDWGPSLAAIPALSDVQPWRLAVVLDGSDNAVRIGLQPGKDKGGEVVMDRDTGTLTLDGIKWTGKRSIRSILSPGDVVYVAPAEGKPGQWRLQQVPEISGALVAMDPYTGRVFAMVGGFSFDQSEFNRATQAQRQPGSSFKPFVYATALDNGYTPSSSVLDAPIELPGGPGQEPWRPQNDDDAPAGPHTLRYGVEHSRNLMTIRLAKDIGMPLIVEYAKRFGIYDELPPYLPMSLGAGETTVLRMVTAYSMLANGGKRIKPTLVDRIQDRWGDTIYRHDERTCEGCDAQTFNDQAEPKLIDKREQVIDPMTAYQVTSILQGVITRGTGSAIKVLNRNLAGKTGTTNDAKDVWFVGYSSDLTVGLYLGYDQPRSLGATAFAAEYAAPVFRDFMAAALKDKPDVPFRAPLNIKLIQVDYRTGMRSSGKDAIIEAFKPGTAPPDSYSVIDGSAGRAAPRGETASAPSAPAERAASDGTGGLY
- a CDS encoding N-acetylmuramoyl-L-alanine amidase is translated as MDSRLARRAARIPVALALAFASAAAAPARHPAPLPGAARPGPGAPVAVDARVSVAGDETRLVVDLSAGVAVEASLTEEPDRLVLDLPEVNFQVDPAAGRLGAGGVGLVRGFRFGLFAPGRSRVVVDLDGPAALRRAEVASIAGGSASRLTVALAPTDRAAFHAAVRRPAPEPAAAAPPPTSDPRPVVVIDPGHGGVDPGAGGLGGAVEKEVVLQFALALSDRLSAGGRYRVVMTRHDDRFVSLGDRVRVARDAGAALLISVHADTLKDAAVAGATVYTAADRASDPEAARVAAAENQSDAAAGIDDAPRAAADVSDILDDLTRRETRADSHRFQRTLTGYWAKIARLNHNPERSAGFKVLQAPDVPSVLLELGYLSSGQDARSLASPDWRAKAAAGVAASVDAFFAAPVAAAPPAPSAMR